The Metabacillus litoralis genome contains a region encoding:
- a CDS encoding carbohydrate ABC transporter permease, giving the protein MTSRLNVQKIIITIIIFIVSIMFLLPFVWMLSTSFKIEADVFKFPIQWIPERWNGFNNYQQVWFGEFPFYLYYWNSIKVAVLTTVVSCTVSALAAYGFSKVDFPAGKWLFLIVLATYMVPPQASLVPQFILYRNIGLFDSHLGLILLGSFSVLGTFMLRQFFMGIHNEYIDAAKIDGAGHWRIFWSIALPIVRPAVATYAILRFIWTWNDYQNPLIFLRTDALYTIQLAMQKFTTINGEFYSLIMAAAVSAILPLLIVFIIGQKQVIEGIALGGVKG; this is encoded by the coding sequence ATGACAAGCCGTTTAAATGTTCAAAAAATAATCATTACAATAATCATATTTATCGTTAGTATCATGTTTTTACTGCCGTTTGTTTGGATGCTTTCAACCTCATTTAAAATAGAAGCAGATGTATTTAAGTTTCCGATTCAATGGATACCAGAAAGATGGAATGGGTTTAATAACTACCAACAAGTATGGTTTGGAGAATTTCCGTTTTACCTATATTACTGGAACTCTATTAAAGTAGCTGTTCTGACGACAGTTGTATCATGTACGGTTTCAGCTTTAGCAGCTTATGGATTTTCTAAAGTAGATTTTCCTGCTGGGAAATGGTTGTTTCTGATTGTACTAGCGACTTACATGGTTCCACCACAAGCAAGTTTGGTGCCACAATTCATTCTATATCGAAATATAGGATTGTTTGATAGCCATTTAGGTCTTATATTGTTGGGAAGCTTTAGTGTTCTAGGAACGTTTATGCTACGTCAATTTTTTATGGGAATTCATAATGAATATATAGATGCTGCGAAAATAGATGGTGCAGGTCATTGGCGAATTTTCTGGTCTATTGCTCTACCAATTGTCCGTCCCGCCGTTGCTACTTATGCCATCTTGAGATTCATATGGACCTGGAATGACTATCAAAACCCATTAATTTTCTTACGTACAGACGCCCTATATACGATTCAATTAGCTATGCAAAAGTTTACGACAATTAATGGAGAATTTTATTCCCTGATCATGGCCGCGGCTGTATCGGCGATTCTACCATTATTAATCGTATTTATTATTGGTCAAAAGCAAGTAATTGAAGGCATTGCTCTAGGTGGGGTAAAAGGATAA
- a CDS encoding extracellular solute-binding protein, giving the protein MKKKFWSTVFASTMLVGALAGCSGGGGESASGSEDEKDTNASEEAVTIKFHTHGNEASYNWEKTITAFEEEYPNIDVDLVILSEKGDTQEATQKLDLAAASGEQLDVLMFSDPASYAQRVALGMVAPIDEFIEEDGYTLSEEYKVDTKIDDSYYALPGKFNPWYVLMNKNHLDEAGLEVPTDWTWDEYMEYAKKLTTDDHYGTYFHGPQGGGWMEFMKLALASEEDNTEFVKADGTSNFDSPLFKKTLEMRAQMELEDKSSVPYTDIISQKLHYRNQFFGQDASTILIGSWMNTELGGTDQFPLDFNVAVAPYPKNEAGDEGGYTPVTTDFMSVAANSEHKKEAYTFIRWYTTEGQLVQGKNVPSWNGVSDDELGSIIDGILAGTATPEKVDRDSLVNVLKNAKSSKIIPPVAYQAELYKVVNEEYEKLILGEQDIDATLKATQERAQEIIDNNQ; this is encoded by the coding sequence ATGAAGAAAAAGTTTTGGTCAACAGTATTTGCATCTACAATGCTTGTTGGTGCCTTAGCAGGTTGTTCTGGTGGAGGGGGAGAAAGTGCTTCTGGATCGGAAGATGAAAAAGATACAAATGCATCCGAAGAAGCAGTTACAATCAAATTTCATACTCACGGTAATGAAGCTAGCTACAATTGGGAAAAAACAATTACTGCTTTTGAAGAGGAATATCCTAATATTGACGTTGATTTAGTTATTCTTAGTGAAAAGGGAGATACGCAAGAAGCAACGCAAAAGCTTGATTTAGCTGCTGCATCTGGTGAACAGCTGGATGTTCTTATGTTTAGTGATCCAGCAAGCTATGCTCAACGAGTTGCTTTAGGAATGGTAGCACCGATCGATGAGTTTATTGAAGAAGACGGATATACATTAAGTGAAGAATATAAAGTTGACACCAAAATAGACGATAGCTACTATGCTTTACCAGGTAAATTTAATCCATGGTATGTTCTTATGAATAAAAATCATTTAGATGAAGCAGGTTTAGAAGTACCAACGGATTGGACTTGGGATGAATATATGGAATATGCGAAAAAGCTAACAACTGATGATCATTATGGCACATATTTCCATGGTCCACAGGGTGGTGGCTGGATGGAATTTATGAAACTAGCTCTTGCTAGTGAAGAAGATAATACAGAGTTCGTTAAAGCTGACGGAACATCAAACTTTGACAGTCCTCTATTCAAGAAAACATTAGAAATGCGTGCTCAAATGGAATTAGAAGACAAGTCATCAGTTCCTTATACAGATATTATCTCTCAAAAGCTTCATTATCGTAATCAGTTCTTTGGTCAAGATGCAAGCACGATTTTAATTGGAAGCTGGATGAATACAGAGCTTGGTGGAACAGATCAATTCCCACTTGATTTTAATGTAGCAGTAGCACCTTATCCGAAAAACGAAGCAGGAGATGAGGGTGGCTATACACCTGTTACAACTGACTTTATGTCTGTTGCTGCAAATTCAGAGCATAAAAAAGAAGCATACACATTTATTCGTTGGTACACAACGGAAGGACAACTTGTACAAGGGAAAAATGTCCCATCATGGAACGGTGTAAGCGATGATGAGTTAGGTTCTATTATAGATGGCATTTTAGCTGGTACAGCAACACCAGAAAAGGTAGACCGTGATTCACTTGTTAATGTACTGAAAAACGCTAAATCATCTAAAATCATTCCACCTGTAGCTTATCAAGCAGAGCTTTATAAGGTGGTTAATGAAGAATATGAAAAACTAATTCTAGGTGAACAAGATATTGATGCTACATTAAAAGCAACACAAGAACGTGCACAAGAAATAATCGACAATAATCAATAG
- a CDS encoding carbohydrate ABC transporter permease → MSPKTEVTTSSNVSVRKKRGSVKRTESLAGFLFVSPMLIGVSILVLLPIFATFILSFADWKFIQSIDQLKWIGFDNFKDLMDDKVFLKSLLNNALFIFTVPICMAVSLLLAVVIDKSVYMKSYFKVAFFMPYISSVVAIAVVWQVLFHPSAGPINQTLMALGIADPPKWIADPNFALISVMLIQIWISIGFNLIIYIAGLQSIPQELYEAADMDGANSWVKFRHITFPMVSPTSFFLLITGIISTFKVFDLIAVLTKGGPLHSTSMLVWHLYDTAFVNLDIGYSSAIAVILFLIVFLITIFQWIGQKKWVNY, encoded by the coding sequence ATGAGTCCAAAAACAGAAGTAACAACATCCTCAAATGTTTCGGTAAGGAAGAAAAGAGGATCCGTTAAAAGAACAGAAAGCTTAGCAGGGTTTTTATTTGTATCACCAATGCTGATCGGTGTTTCAATTTTAGTCCTACTGCCAATTTTTGCAACGTTTATTCTTAGTTTTGCAGATTGGAAGTTTATTCAAAGTATTGATCAGTTAAAGTGGATAGGCTTTGATAACTTTAAAGATTTGATGGACGATAAGGTGTTTTTAAAGTCTCTATTAAATAATGCACTCTTTATTTTTACAGTCCCTATTTGTATGGCGGTCTCCTTATTGTTAGCTGTGGTTATTGATAAAAGCGTTTACATGAAAAGTTATTTTAAGGTAGCATTTTTCATGCCATATATTTCAAGTGTAGTAGCAATTGCGGTTGTCTGGCAGGTTTTATTCCACCCTTCTGCAGGACCGATTAACCAAACATTGATGGCTTTAGGAATTGCCGATCCACCAAAGTGGATTGCTGATCCGAATTTTGCCTTAATTTCTGTTATGCTAATTCAAATCTGGATATCGATTGGGTTTAACTTGATTATCTATATTGCAGGCTTACAATCGATTCCACAAGAGCTATATGAGGCAGCTGATATGGATGGAGCAAATTCTTGGGTGAAATTTCGCCATATTACGTTCCCAATGGTATCTCCAACGTCCTTTTTCTTGCTAATTACAGGAATTATTTCGACATTCAAAGTATTTGACCTAATCGCTGTATTAACAAAAGGTGGTCCTCTACATTCAACAAGTATGCTTGTATGGCACTTATATGATACAGCTTTTGTGAACCTAGATATAGGTTACTCCTCTGCAATCGCAGTGATCTTATTCTTGATTGTTTTCTTAATTACAATCTTCCAATGGATTGGTCAGAAAAAATGGGTTAATTATTAA
- a CDS encoding response regulator transcription factor, which yields MYKVMLVDDDYPVLELLSEIIDWEQLGLTLQSTHENGANALNSALNEMPDILITDIGMPKMNGIELTQKLKELNPNLKVCMLTCHNEFEYAHKALKLNVQDYLLKDTLNPKDLDVLLDNIRKNLDEENSKKLKESQLENIVERNRESMKREFLRKAIYQQIYSHGDWYDEAFSLGLNLKSTTYIPVLCFVQEYQAAKESFQSEDTLVFSLQNVIGEVLNNDGIEAVHFTLGSKESFLFFSYHSTLKADSYGKAYECIRKIQSHVSKTLNISLSFLIGELIDDQASFQIKSKSLLESTQQRFYMEKASVKKKRHEAVSRESLFEWYDEASFEIRQLIIAKDASKINPVVSKWMMVFKEKQYSAEFVKDWVLKLLLDLKVKLKALQFFGTKSSDEVLHEEILSIDSLADLRVWLIKYFEMLLSAVNDVSTQSRRKEVIEACKYVEVHLEKKITLDEVANVLYLNPSYFSRLFKKEVGETFVEYVTKAKMTRAKELLEQTTDSVGKICERLGYDNQSYFIKVFKNYVGITPIEFRGERKQAN from the coding sequence GTGTATAAAGTAATGCTAGTAGATGATGATTATCCTGTTTTGGAGCTATTATCTGAAATAATCGATTGGGAACAGTTAGGGTTAACACTTCAAAGTACTCATGAAAATGGAGCGAATGCACTGAATTCTGCCTTAAATGAAATGCCAGATATCCTAATCACCGATATTGGGATGCCCAAAATGAATGGAATAGAGCTAACACAAAAATTAAAGGAACTAAATCCAAATTTAAAAGTGTGTATGTTAACTTGTCACAATGAGTTTGAATACGCGCATAAAGCATTAAAGCTAAATGTTCAGGATTATCTTCTAAAAGATACCCTTAATCCAAAAGATTTGGATGTTTTATTAGACAATATAAGAAAAAATCTTGATGAAGAAAATAGTAAAAAATTAAAGGAATCACAATTAGAAAATATAGTAGAAAGAAATCGTGAGTCTATGAAGCGTGAGTTTCTTCGCAAAGCAATTTATCAACAAATTTATAGCCATGGTGATTGGTATGATGAAGCATTTTCTCTTGGATTAAATTTAAAAAGCACAACTTATATTCCTGTACTATGTTTTGTTCAAGAATATCAAGCGGCTAAAGAGTCTTTTCAGTCAGAAGATACATTAGTGTTTTCTCTTCAAAATGTTATAGGTGAGGTACTAAATAATGATGGTATTGAAGCTGTTCATTTTACATTAGGAAGCAAAGAATCGTTTCTGTTTTTCTCCTATCATTCAACCTTAAAAGCAGACAGTTATGGCAAAGCGTATGAATGCATAAGAAAGATTCAAAGTCATGTATCAAAAACATTAAATATTTCTCTTTCATTTTTAATTGGTGAATTAATAGATGATCAAGCATCCTTTCAAATAAAGAGTAAAAGTTTACTAGAGAGTACACAGCAACGTTTTTATATGGAGAAAGCTTCAGTTAAAAAAAAACGTCATGAAGCAGTCTCAAGAGAAAGCTTATTTGAATGGTATGATGAAGCATCTTTTGAAATAAGACAGCTAATTATCGCGAAAGATGCTTCAAAAATAAATCCAGTCGTTTCAAAATGGATGATGGTTTTTAAAGAAAAGCAATATTCGGCAGAATTTGTGAAGGACTGGGTGCTAAAGCTCCTATTAGATCTGAAAGTAAAATTGAAGGCTCTGCAGTTTTTTGGAACAAAATCTTCAGATGAAGTGCTACATGAAGAAATTCTAAGTATTGACTCATTAGCTGATTTAAGAGTTTGGCTTATCAAGTATTTTGAAATGCTTCTCTCAGCTGTTAATGATGTTAGTACACAATCAAGACGTAAAGAAGTAATTGAGGCGTGTAAATATGTAGAAGTTCATTTAGAGAAGAAGATAACACTTGATGAAGTTGCGAATGTTTTGTATTTAAATCCGAGTTATTTTAGTAGACTTTTCAAAAAAGAAGTTGGAGAGACATTCGTAGAGTACGTAACAAAGGCAAAGATGACAAGGGCAAAGGAATTACTCGAGCAAACAACTGATTCAGTCGGCAA
- a CDS encoding cache domain-containing sensor histidine kinase: MWNRIQQKLTPHSFRYKVILTSIICIVIPAIITLFIYSYLTKDAMKEQALSNANRELILASEYVTKLLDDMLYVANFVQIDSEINTILKKHAKEDKNQVVQQNEYYENYMEYSKVAKTIENITLLGEKSYVTILLKNGKHYTNYSLSEYNPEQLFQEPWFKELDGVFGYEAVWIGSQPTVFQSEQKSSPYQISVARTLRDSNLKIYGYVIVTIMENKVKQAFESMPGKEEMMLVDSSNKILSHANNEKIGTSFPYLVQVKKKDFSNIMTISNQDYLYADHKISYTGWKLVSINPYKQAIFKINSIFNKVFLTQLISFIIFFLLLTYVIQTITKPLVHLGDVASSVQSGNLNVRSHIHSKDEIGRLSISFDSMLDKINEMIREITETQVRKRRAEFAMLQAQINPHFLFNVLNSIRMKVMKKGDYESAEMISSLSKLLRMTIDKDKGMISFKEEVDIVKDYVTLMNMRQKEAVNFEIIVSAAAYLEAIPRFILQPIIENSIIHGLNQSAGEILLHAYVKGNDFYITIEDNGEGMDEDSLKNLRNKLRLDSNSIAGQNKSGFSSLGISNVYERMRMTFGDSFSMEIDSEKEKGTKVVMSVSRRGRR; this comes from the coding sequence ATGTGGAATCGGATACAGCAAAAGCTGACGCCCCATTCTTTTCGTTATAAAGTCATTTTAACTTCCATTATTTGCATCGTGATTCCTGCTATTATAACGTTGTTTATCTACAGTTATTTAACAAAAGATGCCATGAAGGAGCAAGCATTATCAAATGCAAATAGAGAACTTATCTTAGCAAGTGAATATGTAACAAAATTACTTGATGATATGCTGTATGTTGCTAATTTTGTTCAAATAGATTCAGAGATTAATACCATATTAAAAAAGCATGCTAAAGAAGATAAAAACCAAGTTGTACAACAAAATGAATACTACGAAAACTATATGGAATACAGCAAAGTGGCAAAAACAATTGAAAACATTACTTTGCTTGGTGAGAAGTCATATGTAACAATTCTTCTGAAAAACGGAAAACATTACACCAATTACTCTTTGAGTGAATATAATCCTGAACAGCTCTTCCAAGAACCATGGTTCAAAGAACTAGATGGAGTTTTTGGTTATGAAGCGGTGTGGATCGGTAGTCAGCCAACAGTGTTTCAATCTGAACAAAAATCTAGCCCATATCAAATTTCTGTGGCAAGAACGCTAAGAGATTCGAATCTGAAAATATACGGATACGTTATTGTGACAATCATGGAAAACAAAGTAAAACAAGCATTTGAAAGCATGCCTGGTAAAGAAGAAATGATGTTAGTTGATTCTTCTAATAAAATATTATCACATGCTAATAATGAAAAAATCGGAACATCGTTTCCTTATCTAGTGCAAGTGAAAAAGAAAGATTTCTCAAATATAATGACGATTTCAAATCAAGATTACCTCTATGCAGACCACAAGATTTCTTATACCGGATGGAAATTAGTATCAATAAATCCATATAAGCAAGCAATTTTTAAAATTAACTCCATTTTTAACAAAGTATTTTTAACTCAATTGATCTCATTTATTATCTTTTTTCTTCTATTAACTTATGTTATTCAAACTATTACAAAACCACTTGTTCACTTAGGAGATGTCGCATCATCTGTACAAAGTGGGAATTTAAACGTTCGTTCACATATTCATAGCAAAGACGAAATAGGGAGATTATCAATTTCGTTTGATTCCATGCTAGATAAAATCAATGAAATGATTCGAGAAATTACTGAAACCCAAGTAAGAAAACGAAGAGCAGAATTTGCTATGCTACAGGCTCAAATTAATCCACACTTTCTATTTAATGTCTTAAATTCTATTCGGATGAAAGTTATGAAAAAAGGTGATTATGAAAGTGCGGAAATGATTAGTTCTTTATCTAAGCTACTGCGAATGACCATTGATAAAGATAAAGGGATGATTTCGTTTAAAGAAGAGGTAGACATTGTAAAAGATTATGTCACTTTAATGAATATGCGCCAAAAAGAAGCGGTGAATTTTGAAATTATTGTTTCAGCAGCCGCTTATTTGGAAGCGATACCAAGATTTATCCTACAGCCTATTATTGAAAACTCCATTATTCATGGACTAAATCAGAGTGCAGGAGAAATCTTGTTACACGCTTATGTGAAAGGAAATGATTTTTATATTACGATTGAGGACAATGGTGAAGGGATGGATGAGGATTCATTAAAAAACCTTCGTAATAAGCTTCGTTTAGATTCAAATTCAATAGCAGGTCAAAACAAGAGTGGCTTCTCAAGTCTTGGAATCTCAAATGTGTATGAACGGATGCGAATGACATTCGGTGATTCTTTTAGTATGGAAATAGATAGTGAGAAGGAAAAGGGAACAAAGGTAGTGATGTCCGTTTCTAGAAGGGGGAGAAGATAG